A window from Rhizosphaericola mali encodes these proteins:
- a CDS encoding phytoene/squalene synthase family protein: protein MKKIFEELAYDVSKRTTVKYSTSFSLGILALKPSIHKGIYAIYGYVRLADEIVDSFAGYDQEKLLKRFQMETEIALSERISLNPILQSFQEIVYKYSIDTTLIHQFLYSMSMDLQKIDYNSDLYNQYIFGSAEVVGLMCLQVFTEGNKEQYELLKPYAMTLGSAFQKINFLRDIKEDYQILGRTYFPNINMISFDNDTKYQIEKEIEHEFKEALIGIKNLPHTSRFGVYLAYSYYNILFAKIKKKSSKEILSKRIRIPNAEKLYIACKSYIRYKAAFL, encoded by the coding sequence ATGAAAAAAATATTCGAAGAATTAGCATACGATGTAAGTAAGAGAACGACGGTGAAATATAGTACGAGTTTTTCCTTAGGTATTTTGGCATTAAAACCAAGTATTCACAAAGGTATTTATGCCATTTACGGCTATGTGCGATTGGCAGATGAAATTGTTGATAGTTTCGCTGGTTATGATCAAGAAAAACTATTAAAAAGATTTCAAATGGAAACGGAAATAGCTTTATCTGAAAGAATTTCATTAAATCCAATTCTACAATCTTTTCAAGAAATTGTGTATAAATATTCTATTGATACGACATTGATACATCAGTTTTTGTATAGCATGTCTATGGATTTACAAAAAATAGATTACAACTCTGATTTATATAACCAATACATTTTTGGTTCTGCAGAAGTGGTCGGATTGATGTGTCTTCAAGTATTTACAGAAGGAAATAAGGAACAATACGAACTATTGAAACCATATGCTATGACTTTAGGATCTGCGTTTCAAAAAATTAATTTCTTGAGAGATATTAAAGAGGATTATCAAATATTGGGACGTACTTATTTTCCCAATATTAATATGATTTCATTTGATAATGACACTAAATATCAGATTGAAAAAGAAATAGAACATGAGTTTAAAGAAGCTTTAATTGGCATAAAAAATTTGCCACACACTTCCAGATTTGGTGTTTATTTGGCCTATAGTTATTACAATATTCTTTTTGCAAAAATTAAGAAAAAATCATCTAAAGAAATTTTATCTAAAAGAATTAGAATACCTAATGCAGAGAAGTTATATATAGCATGTAAAAGTTATATTCGTTACAAAGCGGCCTTTCTATGA
- a CDS encoding SRPBCC family protein codes for MKYQLYREQRLNCSLEKAWNFFSSPKNLSTITPADMGFVVVSSNENEPIYEGMLIEYKVSPLLKIRLKWITKITHVDFEKSFTDFQEKGPYKLWNHFHEFVAVEGGVLMKDTVTYELPFGFLGTIAHGLFVCKKLESIFNYRYNVLEKMFNN; via the coding sequence ATGAAATATCAATTATATAGAGAACAGCGACTAAATTGTAGTTTAGAAAAAGCTTGGAATTTTTTCTCATCTCCTAAAAATCTTTCTACAATTACCCCTGCAGACATGGGCTTTGTAGTAGTTTCTAGCAATGAAAATGAACCGATTTATGAAGGAATGTTGATTGAATATAAAGTATCGCCATTATTGAAAATTCGATTAAAATGGATTACCAAAATAACGCATGTAGATTTTGAAAAAAGCTTTACTGACTTTCAAGAAAAAGGACCTTATAAATTATGGAATCATTTTCATGAATTTGTAGCCGTAGAAGGTGGAGTTTTGATGAAAGATACCGTGACTTATGAATTGCCATTTGGATTTTTAGGTACGATTGCGCATGGTTTATTTGTATGTAAAAAGTTGGAATCCATCTTTAACTATAGATATAATGTTTTAGAAAAAATGTTCAATAATTAG
- a CDS encoding sterol desaturase family protein: MNILIMILTFCLMEGATWLIHKYIMHGFLWILHKDHHDHSNEGALEKNDYFFVIFALPTIALMYFGSLHHFNYLFFIGLGIMLYGMAYFFVHDIFIHQRIKLFANTNHRYFLAMRRAHKQHHKHLSKEEGECFGFLFVPFKYLKMYHNSSKK, translated from the coding sequence ATGAATATTCTAATAATGATACTTACGTTTTGCTTGATGGAAGGCGCTACTTGGTTAATACACAAATATATCATGCATGGTTTCTTATGGATTTTGCACAAAGATCACCATGATCATAGTAATGAAGGTGCTTTAGAAAAAAATGATTATTTCTTCGTGATATTTGCGCTGCCAACTATTGCGTTAATGTATTTTGGATCATTGCATCATTTCAACTATTTGTTTTTTATTGGTTTGGGAATTATGCTGTATGGTATGGCCTATTTCTTTGTGCATGACATATTTATCCATCAAAGAATAAAATTATTTGCCAATACCAATCATCGTTATTTTTTAGCCATGAGAAGAGCACACAAGCAACATCACAAGCATTTATCAAAAGAAGAAGGCGAATGTTTCGGTTTTTTGTTTGTACCCTTTAAATATTTGAAAATGTATCACAATTCATCTAAAAAATGA
- a CDS encoding lycopene cyclase domain-containing protein: protein MRQYTYILILFFTVIVCFIASFDKRIKFDQYFLPFLKAAIIVAIPFISWDIWFTLKGIWWFNFDYTLGIQLFGLPIEEWLFFISIPFACVFTYYCMNNFFRWEHLIGFNNILVFTSIIVCSVIALLHPHQTYTLVTAISTTVTLIFLHFIVRATWISKASLTYLILMLGFLPVNGILTGTGIDHPVVNYNSKTFLDIRILTIPIEDAVYGYTQFLLVIYFFYQFRKKRDQKLPLK, encoded by the coding sequence ATGAGGCAATATACTTATATATTAATCCTTTTTTTTACAGTCATTGTATGTTTTATTGCATCTTTTGACAAGAGAATTAAATTCGATCAATATTTTCTTCCTTTTTTGAAAGCCGCAATTATTGTGGCTATTCCATTTATTTCTTGGGATATTTGGTTTACGTTAAAAGGAATTTGGTGGTTTAATTTTGATTATACTTTAGGCATTCAATTATTTGGTTTGCCTATAGAAGAATGGCTTTTTTTTATCAGCATTCCTTTCGCTTGTGTATTTACGTATTATTGTATGAATAATTTTTTTCGCTGGGAGCATTTAATTGGATTCAATAATATTTTGGTATTTACTAGCATTATAGTTTGTTCAGTTATTGCTTTGTTACATCCACATCAAACCTATACATTGGTTACGGCGATATCAACCACTGTAACTTTGATATTTCTTCATTTTATAGTACGAGCAACTTGGATTAGTAAAGCTTCATTGACTTATCTTATTTTAATGTTGGGCTTTTTGCCTGTTAATGGAATACTTACCGGCACAGGCATTGATCATCCTGTAGTAAATTATAATTCTAAAACTTTTTTGGACATTCGCATACTCACAATACCCATTGAGGACGCTGTTTATGGATATACACAATTCTTATTAGTGATTTATTTTTTTTATCAATTTAGAAAAAAACGAGATCAAAAATTACCTCTAAAATAG
- the idi gene encoding isopentenyl-diphosphate Delta-isomerase, with translation MDRNHVIIVDENDCQLGVMDKLVAHKKGILHRAFSIFIFNNSGELLLQKRAKNKYHGAGLWTNTCCSHPQMDENIMESAVERLNFEMGLHCTINFSHTFIYNSAVENNLIEHELDHVYIGYSEYNPKINEEEVQDFKWVDKDFVIKDIIQNPNSYTSWFKLSLPIVFSRYY, from the coding sequence ATGGATAGAAATCATGTGATTATAGTAGATGAAAATGATTGTCAATTAGGAGTGATGGATAAACTTGTCGCACATAAAAAAGGGATTTTACACCGCGCTTTTTCTATTTTTATTTTCAATAATTCTGGAGAATTATTGTTGCAAAAGCGTGCGAAAAATAAATATCATGGCGCTGGCTTATGGACCAATACTTGCTGTTCGCATCCACAGATGGACGAAAATATTATGGAAAGTGCGGTGGAAAGATTGAATTTTGAAATGGGTTTACATTGTACAATAAATTTTTCTCACACTTTTATATATAATTCTGCGGTCGAAAATAATTTAATAGAACATGAATTAGATCATGTATATATTGGTTATTCAGAATATAATCCCAAAATAAACGAAGAAGAAGTGCAAGATTTTAAATGGGTAGATAAAGATTTCGTAATAAAAGATATAATTCAAAACCCAAATTCTTATACTAGCTGGTTTAAATTGTCACTACCAATTGTTTTTTCCCGCTATTATTAG
- a CDS encoding anti-sigma factor, protein MDIKAYILSGIIETYVLGIATESEVSELLSLAAQYPEIRLAIDACESNFENALLKNPIEPPIGLKEKIWSEITKDNMVNESDISVTSEKSEISSQIPTQQSTVSIWNKWLLAASIIGILICLGFIYNYQKQNKEYALQIGKLKYKGKKIEEENNILQLISLPTVNKVVLNGVATHANNMATVYWDSISKAAYLVLNNLPQPPTDKQYQLWALVDGKPIDAGLYNSETTINHIQKLKNVLHADMFAITMEPKGGSKSPTMEQMYVAGKL, encoded by the coding sequence TTGGATATTAAAGCATACATATTATCTGGCATAATTGAAACTTATGTACTTGGTATTGCAACCGAATCGGAAGTGAGCGAGTTGCTATCTCTTGCTGCTCAATATCCTGAAATACGTTTGGCTATAGATGCATGTGAATCGAATTTCGAAAATGCATTATTGAAAAATCCAATTGAGCCACCAATAGGATTGAAGGAAAAAATTTGGTCTGAAATAACGAAAGATAATATGGTTAATGAAAGTGATATATCTGTCACTTCAGAGAAAAGCGAAATATCTTCACAAATTCCAACTCAACAATCCACTGTATCGATTTGGAATAAATGGCTACTTGCAGCTTCAATTATTGGGATATTAATTTGTCTTGGTTTTATATATAACTATCAAAAACAGAATAAAGAATATGCTCTTCAAATAGGCAAATTAAAGTATAAAGGGAAAAAAATAGAGGAAGAAAATAATATATTACAGTTGATATCCTTGCCAACCGTCAATAAAGTCGTGTTGAACGGTGTAGCAACCCATGCTAATAATATGGCTACAGTTTATTGGGATAGTATATCAAAAGCTGCATATTTAGTTTTAAACAATCTACCACAACCTCCAACAGACAAGCAATATCAATTGTGGGCACTCGTTGATGGAAAACCAATTGATGCAGGGCTTTACAATAGTGAAACTACAATAAATCATATTCAAAAATTGAAAAATGTACTACACGCAGATATGTTTGCAATTACGATGGAGCCTAAAGGCGGAAGCAAATCCCCAACTATGGAACAAATGTATGTAGCTGGAAAACTTTAA
- a CDS encoding RNA polymerase sigma factor, with amino-acid sequence MIEIIPLYLPLSTKYSENELVLLLQNKDEKGYSYLYDNYSGALYSVVRQMISPEESAADALQESFLKIWKNIHLYDPNKSKLFTWMLHITRNYCIDIIRSKDYKNEKQNQHLENDVFNDVRDATSLSVDHIGIIKVLQQLKEEYKTIINLAYLKGYTHEEISKELNLPLGTIKTRIRNAMIELRTILKA; translated from the coding sequence TTGATCGAAATAATACCACTTTATTTGCCTCTATCTACTAAATATTCTGAAAACGAACTTGTTTTATTGTTGCAAAACAAAGACGAGAAAGGCTATAGTTATCTTTATGATAATTATAGCGGAGCGTTATACAGTGTAGTAAGGCAAATGATAAGTCCAGAAGAGTCTGCTGCAGATGCGTTACAAGAGTCATTTTTGAAAATTTGGAAAAACATTCATCTTTATGATCCCAATAAATCAAAATTATTTACTTGGATGTTGCATATCACAAGAAATTATTGCATTGATATTATACGATCAAAGGATTATAAAAATGAAAAACAAAACCAGCATTTAGAAAATGACGTATTTAATGATGTACGAGACGCTACATCTTTATCTGTAGATCATATTGGGATTATTAAGGTATTGCAACAGTTGAAAGAGGAATATAAAACAATCATAAATTTGGCATATTTAAAAGGATATACCCATGAAGAGATTTCAAAAGAACTAAATCTTCCACTTGGGACTATTAAAACAAGAATACGAAATGCTATGATTGAATTAAGAACCATATTGAAGGCATAA
- a CDS encoding globin family protein, translated as MKSKLFIICASLLSFSYVISSCKKSDDTMQAATLYDTLGWFVQGASSSMSITGQGTKLINDPANSGTTIQAGRLAIRTVVDSAIFVIAGDPQMDPYFATLLTEVGAGNLTGFTALSKTFTDFLEQAISGQQIYKGLSMTAAHNHSTNVRFGSTTTPTADSSDFNQFVSDIATAATTQVGVPSGVVKELGALLYTTEGAVVQSK; from the coding sequence ATGAAGTCTAAATTATTCATTATTTGTGCATCATTATTATCATTCAGTTACGTAATTTCTTCTTGTAAGAAGAGTGATGACACGATGCAGGCAGCAACCTTATATGACACTTTAGGTTGGTTTGTTCAGGGTGCTAGTTCTAGTATGTCTATTACAGGACAAGGTACTAAGTTAATCAATGATCCAGCTAATTCGGGAACTACAATTCAAGCTGGTAGATTAGCTATACGTACGGTAGTGGACTCCGCGATATTCGTAATTGCAGGTGATCCGCAAATGGATCCTTATTTTGCTACACTTTTAACGGAAGTAGGTGCAGGAAATCTAACTGGATTTACCGCACTTTCTAAAACATTTACCGACTTTTTAGAACAAGCAATTAGTGGTCAACAAATCTACAAAGGCTTGTCCATGACTGCTGCACATAACCATAGTACAAATGTACGTTTTGGATCTACAACAACGCCTACAGCAGACAGTTCTGATTTTAATCAGTTTGTATCTGATATCGCTACTGCAGCCACTACTCAAGTGGGTGTTCCTTCTGGAGTGGTTAAAGAATTAGGCGCATTACTATATACTACAGAAGGAGCAGTTGTTCAGAGTAAGTAA
- a CDS encoding integrase core domain-containing protein → MDNGPELIAGLMQSWSQSNDIHFQYMQPGKSMQNGFIERFNRTYRKNVLDAYIFESLEDVMAITDDFVKDYNHERPHYALGGISPVNYRKNSVANFEGARSASARPALHSPLQNSLAGEKKIV, encoded by the coding sequence ATGGACAATGGCCCGGAATTGATTGCAGGTTTGATGCAAAGCTGGAGTCAGTCCAACGATATCCATTTTCAGTACATGCAACCAGGCAAATCAATGCAGAATGGTTTTATAGAACGCTTTAACAGAACCTACAGGAAAAATGTATTGGATGCTTATATATTTGAAAGTTTGGAAGATGTAATGGCAATTACAGATGATTTTGTGAAGGACTATAACCATGAACGACCCCATTATGCATTAGGAGGAATATCACCGGTAAATTATCGCAAAAATTCGGTCGCAAATTTTGAAGGGGCTCGTTCCGCTTCTGCTAGGCCTGCGCTACACTCACCCCTTCAAAATTCTTTGGCTGGTGAAAAGAAAATAGTTTAG
- a CDS encoding transposase, with protein MRKQQFTATQIAQVLKEYSNGKSVEELNREYGVSKVTIYNWRKKYGGMDASEMKRIKEREEENQSLKHMYALSGNGVGRSQIHHRKKALKPCH; from the coding sequence ATGAGGAAGCAACAATTTACGGCAACACAGATTGCCCAGGTATTAAAAGAGTATTCCAACGGAAAAAGTGTGGAAGAACTTAACCGGGAATATGGTGTAAGCAAAGTGACCATTTATAACTGGCGCAAGAAATATGGAGGAATGGACGCTAGTGAAATGAAACGCATCAAGGAACGGGAGGAGGAAAATCAAAGTTTAAAGCACATGTATGCCTTATCTGGCAATGGAGTTGGACGTAGCCAAATACATCATCGAAAAAAAGCTCTAAAGCCTTGCCACTAG